One window from the genome of Marinobacter sp. LV10R510-11A encodes:
- a CDS encoding type I restriction-modification system subunit M, whose protein sequence is MHNTEQQFLKALDDKLWKAADKLRANLDAANYKHVVLGLIFLKYVSDSFEERQEELLALFKTDSDDNIYYMPREDFDGDEEYQQALIEELEVLDYYREANVFWVPKPARWNTLKEKAVLPVGTVLWQDDVGNDVKLRSVSWLIDNALEDIEKSNTKLKGILNRISQYQLENDKLLGLINTFSDTSFTKPIFEGEKLELQSKDILGHVYEYFLGQFALAEGKQGGQYYTPKSIVTLIVEMLQPYSGRVYDPAMGSGGFFVSSDKFIEEHASEQHYDAAEQKKHISVYGQESNPTTWKLAAMNMAIRGIDFNFGKKNADTFLDDQHPDLRADFVMANPPFNIKDWWNESLAEDTRWKYGTPPKGNANFGWMQHMLHHLAPTGSMALLLANGSMSSNTNNEGEIRKRLIEEDLVECMVALPGQLFTNTQIPACIWFLTKNKAPLSPSGRGVGGEGEKRNRQKELLFIDARNLGFMRDRVLRDFTVDDIAKIADTFHAWQQGEGYEDMAGFCKSASLEEIKKHDFVLTPGRYVGAREQEDDGEPFAEKMTRLNGQLRQQFAESDRLEAEIKRNIGGLGYEL, encoded by the coding sequence ATGCACAACACGGAACAGCAATTCCTCAAAGCCCTGGACGACAAACTCTGGAAAGCCGCTGACAAGCTCCGTGCCAACCTAGACGCAGCCAACTACAAGCACGTAGTTTTGGGCCTGATCTTCCTCAAGTACGTGTCTGACTCCTTCGAGGAGCGCCAGGAAGAGTTGCTAGCGTTGTTCAAGACCGACAGCGACGACAACATCTACTACATGCCCCGAGAAGACTTCGACGGCGACGAGGAATACCAGCAGGCGCTGATTGAAGAGTTGGAAGTGTTAGATTACTACCGTGAAGCCAACGTGTTCTGGGTACCCAAACCCGCCCGCTGGAACACCCTGAAAGAAAAAGCCGTGCTCCCCGTAGGCACTGTTCTCTGGCAAGACGATGTTGGCAATGATGTAAAACTGCGTTCCGTCTCCTGGCTGATCGACAACGCCCTGGAAGACATCGAAAAGAGCAACACCAAGCTCAAAGGCATTCTTAACCGAATCAGCCAGTACCAGCTGGAAAACGACAAGCTGCTGGGCCTGATCAACACCTTCTCTGACACCTCCTTCACCAAACCGATTTTTGAAGGCGAAAAGCTGGAGCTGCAAAGCAAAGACATCCTCGGCCATGTGTACGAATACTTTTTAGGCCAGTTCGCCCTGGCTGAAGGCAAGCAGGGCGGCCAGTATTACACGCCAAAAAGCATCGTCACCCTGATTGTTGAAATGTTGCAGCCCTATTCCGGCCGCGTGTACGACCCGGCTATGGGCTCGGGCGGATTTTTCGTTTCCAGCGACAAGTTCATTGAAGAACACGCCAGCGAGCAGCACTACGATGCTGCCGAACAGAAAAAGCACATTTCCGTATACGGGCAGGAGTCCAACCCCACTACCTGGAAGCTGGCCGCCATGAACATGGCCATACGGGGCATCGACTTCAACTTCGGCAAGAAAAACGCCGACACCTTTCTGGACGATCAACACCCAGACCTGCGCGCCGATTTTGTGATGGCCAACCCGCCCTTCAACATCAAAGACTGGTGGAACGAATCGCTGGCGGAAGATACCCGCTGGAAATACGGCACGCCACCCAAGGGCAACGCCAACTTCGGCTGGATGCAACACATGCTACACCACCTGGCACCCACCGGCAGCATGGCTCTGTTGCTGGCCAACGGCTCAATGAGTTCCAACACCAATAACGAAGGTGAAATCCGCAAGCGCCTGATAGAAGAAGACCTGGTGGAATGCATGGTCGCCCTGCCCGGCCAACTGTTCACCAACACCCAGATCCCGGCCTGCATCTGGTTCCTGACCAAGAATAAAGCTCCCCTCTCCCCCAGCGGGAGAGGGGTTGGGGGAGAGGGGGAAAAACGCAACCGCCAGAAAGAGCTGCTATTCATCGACGCCCGCAACCTCGGCTTTATGCGTGACCGGGTACTGCGGGACTTCACCGTTGATGACATCGCCAAAATCGCCGACACCTTCCACGCCTGGCAGCAGGGTGAAGGCTACGAGGATATGGCGGGCTTCTGCAAATCCGCCAGCCTGGAAGAGATCAAAAAGCACGACTTTGTGCTGACACCGGGGCGGTATGTGGGTGCCCGAGAGCAAGAAGACGATGGCGAGCCCTTTGCTGAGAAGATGACCCGTTTAAACGGGCAGCTGCGGCAGCAGTTTGCGGAGAGCGACCGGCTGGAAGCCGAGATTAAGCGAAATATTGGGGGGCTAGGGTATGAGCTCTGA
- the smpB gene encoding SsrA-binding protein SmpB → MSKKKPGTPSGTIALNKKAKHEYHIEERFEAGMVLLGWEVKSLRAGKAQITEAYVLLKDGEAFLLGGHFQPLTQASTHVIADPTRTRKLLLHAKELAKLIGETSQAGQTCVPLALYWKKNKVKCEIALVKGKKLFDKRATEKERDWDRQKQRILRVANN, encoded by the coding sequence ATGAGCAAGAAAAAACCCGGTACGCCTAGCGGTACCATCGCCCTCAACAAGAAGGCGAAGCACGAATACCATATAGAGGAACGCTTCGAAGCGGGAATGGTCTTGCTTGGCTGGGAAGTAAAATCGCTGCGGGCCGGCAAAGCCCAGATAACCGAAGCCTATGTATTGCTGAAGGACGGTGAAGCTTTCCTGCTGGGCGGGCACTTTCAGCCCCTTACCCAAGCATCCACCCACGTTATTGCCGACCCCACCCGCACCCGAAAGCTGCTGCTGCACGCCAAAGAACTGGCCAAGCTGATCGGGGAAACCAGCCAGGCCGGCCAAACCTGCGTGCCCCTGGCGCTGTATTGGAAAAAGAACAAAGTGAAGTGCGAAATCGCCTTGGTGAAAGGCAAGAAGCTGTTCGACAAGCGCGCCACCGAGAAAGAACGGGATTGGGATCGCCAGAAACAGCGCATTCTGCGTGTCGCCAACAACTGA
- a CDS encoding sodium-dependent transporter: MPTPYQTSIGSFTHKSTFFWAAVGATVGLANLWQFPYLASLHGGGLFILLYLACLLLVTLPLMVTEAAIGRYARHGIILAMDGLIRSAKSSRAWMAVGRLSILGALLVLSFTAVFGAIALAYVFFGAMGRFSGAGQAEATEILAGLVSDPREFRVFMGWHAFFLAMVLWVSGQGVVGGLERAFRIVVPGTLVLLLALFGLTAWYGRIDGAVSQILEMHPQDLSWASLRAALFHAFFTLGLGMGVWAVLGAYTTPDTQLKRSILAVVLMDTLVAILAGLMIFSMAMEGGVFDGERGFSLLFVSLPLALAELPASQFVIATTFVMVVMIVWATALALLEPVVGWFREWTGAPRGLSVFLMGLVVWLAGLASLLSFNVWAEYRVGGATVFRWMELVTGGLMIPLVAILIAIFIGWCLTRNLSKTMVGAAPKLFSTIWFWVMRLVLPLVVVYIGIHYTAASLVNLCDSGSEAFWCEPAPSRVLQEEGDASSEARDDESGELLPADQAPASEQPSPPEDAPKDDDILYHSV; encoded by the coding sequence ATGCCGACGCCGTACCAGACATCTATCGGGTCGTTTACCCATAAATCAACCTTTTTCTGGGCTGCAGTGGGCGCAACTGTTGGGCTGGCTAACCTGTGGCAGTTTCCTTATTTGGCAAGTCTGCACGGTGGCGGGCTGTTTATTCTGCTGTATCTCGCCTGTCTTTTATTGGTCACTTTGCCCTTAATGGTTACCGAGGCCGCTATTGGCCGTTATGCCCGCCATGGCATTATATTGGCAATGGATGGTTTGATTCGCAGCGCAAAAAGTTCAAGAGCTTGGATGGCTGTGGGCCGGCTCAGCATACTGGGTGCTTTATTGGTGCTGTCGTTTACCGCGGTATTTGGGGCCATTGCGCTGGCCTATGTGTTCTTCGGTGCGATGGGTCGGTTTTCCGGTGCGGGTCAGGCGGAAGCCACCGAAATTCTTGCAGGGTTAGTTTCTGACCCGAGAGAGTTCCGTGTGTTCATGGGCTGGCATGCTTTCTTTTTGGCCATGGTGCTGTGGGTGTCTGGGCAAGGCGTGGTCGGCGGTCTTGAGCGGGCGTTTAGAATTGTCGTGCCGGGCACCTTGGTACTCCTGCTAGCACTTTTTGGGCTTACGGCTTGGTACGGTCGAATTGACGGAGCTGTCAGTCAGATTCTTGAGATGCACCCTCAGGATCTTTCATGGGCAAGCCTGAGGGCGGCACTGTTTCATGCATTTTTTACTTTGGGTTTGGGTATGGGTGTGTGGGCCGTTCTGGGCGCGTACACCACACCGGACACGCAGCTTAAACGGTCCATTCTCGCAGTTGTGCTGATGGATACGCTGGTCGCGATTTTGGCCGGGTTGATGATTTTTTCCATGGCAATGGAAGGTGGCGTGTTTGACGGCGAGCGTGGGTTCAGTTTGTTATTCGTTTCGCTTCCTCTCGCGCTTGCCGAGCTCCCCGCGAGCCAGTTTGTTATCGCGACGACCTTTGTCATGGTGGTCATGATTGTGTGGGCCACCGCACTGGCATTATTGGAGCCGGTTGTGGGTTGGTTTCGTGAGTGGACGGGAGCGCCTCGTGGACTCTCGGTATTTTTGATGGGCTTGGTGGTTTGGCTCGCTGGCTTGGCGTCTCTGTTGTCGTTCAATGTGTGGGCTGAATATCGCGTAGGTGGCGCAACGGTTTTTAGGTGGATGGAATTGGTAACCGGTGGGTTGATGATTCCCTTGGTGGCGATTCTAATCGCGATATTTATTGGCTGGTGCCTCACGCGCAACCTCTCTAAAACGATGGTCGGGGCGGCGCCCAAGCTCTTTAGTACAATTTGGTTCTGGGTTATGCGCCTAGTGCTGCCTTTGGTTGTTGTCTACATCGGTATTCATTACACCGCAGCCTCTTTGGTAAATCTGTGCGACAGCGGCAGCGAGGCATTCTGGTGCGAGCCAGCGCCGAGCAGGGTTTTGCAGGAGGAGGGCGACGCCTCTTCCGAAGCGAGAGATGACGAGTCAGGAGAGTTGCTCCCGGCGGATCAGGCGCCTGCGAGTGAGCAGCCATCGCCCCCTGAAGATGCCCCTAAAGACGACGATATCCTTTATCATAGTGTTTGA
- a CDS encoding type II toxin-antitoxin system RatA family toxin, with the protein MAHQIDKTALVMHSAERMFHLVNDIARYPEFLPWCASAKIHQQDPKQIMASLEIAKGGVRHTLTTRNQLLMPDAIEMSLVDGPFRTLTGRWHFKALDENACKVILTLEFEFSGTFSRMTFGPVFNQAATTMVDAFCRRADDIYTGGA; encoded by the coding sequence ATGGCCCATCAGATTGATAAAACAGCCCTTGTTATGCACTCTGCCGAGCGCATGTTTCACCTAGTCAATGACATTGCCCGTTATCCCGAGTTCCTTCCTTGGTGCGCGAGTGCGAAGATTCACCAGCAGGATCCGAAGCAGATTATGGCTTCGCTGGAAATAGCCAAGGGAGGCGTGCGCCACACGCTTACCACCCGCAACCAGCTGCTGATGCCAGATGCTATTGAGATGAGCCTGGTAGATGGGCCGTTTCGAACCCTTACTGGGCGTTGGCACTTCAAGGCGCTGGACGAAAATGCGTGCAAGGTCATCCTTACCTTGGAGTTTGAGTTCTCAGGCACTTTTTCGCGTATGACCTTCGGGCCTGTGTTCAATCAGGCGGCCACCACCATGGTAGATGCATTTTGCCGTCGTGCTGATGATATCTACACGGGAGGTGCCTGA
- a CDS encoding RnfH family protein: MPLVEVAYARPDKQEIVPVQVPEGTAAIEAVKLSGIAAIFPEIDADSIDMGIFGKIIKRPADHELRDGDRVELYRPLQVDPKQARLNRAKKKSESDQ, from the coding sequence ATGCCGCTGGTTGAGGTGGCTTACGCTCGGCCAGACAAGCAGGAAATCGTTCCTGTGCAGGTGCCGGAAGGTACAGCGGCAATTGAAGCAGTTAAGTTGTCAGGTATCGCTGCGATTTTCCCGGAGATCGATGCGGATTCGATCGATATGGGGATATTTGGCAAGATTATTAAACGTCCCGCTGATCATGAATTGCGCGATGGCGATCGGGTAGAGCTGTATCGCCCACTCCAGGTTGACCCGAAGCAGGCGCGCCTAAATCGGGCCAAAAAGAAATCCGAATCGGATCAGTAA
- a CDS encoding outer membrane protein assembly factor BamE: MQKLTALILTLVLSGCAFPGVYKINVQQGNIVTDEELTKLNEGMPRSQVQALLGSPLMLNPVDDSREYYVYTFQRRGGDIKEQRIIVHYNDDLYSHYEAQLLEETPAY, translated from the coding sequence ATGCAAAAGCTCACAGCTCTCATTCTCACTCTGGTTCTATCCGGTTGTGCTTTCCCGGGCGTTTACAAGATCAACGTCCAGCAAGGCAATATTGTTACCGATGAAGAGTTGACCAAACTCAACGAAGGCATGCCTCGCAGCCAGGTTCAGGCGCTACTCGGTAGCCCTTTGATGCTGAACCCAGTTGACGATTCTCGCGAATACTACGTTTATACGTTTCAGCGCCGCGGTGGCGATATCAAAGAGCAACGCATCATCGTGCACTACAACGACGACCTTTACTCCCACTACGAAGCACAGCTTCTGGAAGAAACGCCCGCTTACTGA
- the fur gene encoding ferric iron uptake transcriptional regulator has product MSSENAELRKVGLKVTLPRVKIFNILENAKDHHLSAEDLYKRLLDQNDDVGLATVYRVLTQFETAGLVLRHNFEGGHAVFEMAGEDHHDHMVCTQTGQVIEFVDDVIEERQQIIAKEHGYEIVEHSLILYVKPIKS; this is encoded by the coding sequence ATGTCATCTGAAAACGCCGAATTAAGAAAAGTCGGTCTCAAAGTAACTCTGCCAAGAGTGAAAATCTTCAATATCCTGGAAAATGCCAAGGATCATCATCTCAGTGCAGAGGATCTTTACAAAAGACTCCTGGATCAGAACGATGATGTGGGGCTGGCCACCGTGTACCGGGTGTTGACCCAATTTGAGACCGCGGGTCTAGTGTTGCGCCATAATTTTGAAGGCGGCCACGCTGTATTCGAAATGGCGGGCGAAGATCACCATGATCACATGGTTTGTACCCAGACAGGGCAGGTAATCGAGTTTGTTGACGATGTGATTGAGGAGCGTCAGCAAATAATAGCCAAAGAACACGGCTACGAAATTGTCGAGCACAGCTTGATTCTCTACGTTAAGCCTATCAAGTCGTAA
- the recN gene encoding DNA repair protein RecN — protein sequence MLTQLTVSNYAIAERVELHFSKGMTALTGETGAGKSIVLDALGLAMGGRADAGAVRHGAKRADITATFDVSGIAEALQWLENHELDDDSDCILRRVISKDGRSRAYINGQPCPLAHLKDLGGLLMDIHSQHQHQSLLRKETHRKLIDEFASAEELAGETREAWKAWNQIRTKLIERQQNAEESEAKLQLLRYQVEELDRLALEAGEQEQLEKEQAQLSQADAILHSSHHAALLCTEDETNAAGLLRQALQQLEQLPVEVPALADTIQMLREAQIQISEAGDNLRHFVDDYEADPARLTEVEERLSAIYQMARKHRINPEELTEFHKRQNAELAELDGGEGSLEKLEEELESQRKGFDELATKLSETRAKAAVELDQRIAGELAHLSMPAVQFVTHLNRNAKDEPAPHGLEDIEFLVSANPGQPARPLAKVASGGELSRISLAIQVVVAQTSTTPTLIFDEVDVGIGGGTAEVVGKLLRSLGDNGQVICVTHLPQVAAQCHQHLFVSKFTQQDATFSKIESLDDQGRIGEVARMLGGVDMTEHTIAHATEMFSKGQATHH from the coding sequence ATGCTCACACAGCTCACAGTTTCGAACTACGCAATCGCCGAAAGGGTCGAATTGCACTTCAGTAAGGGCATGACAGCTCTCACGGGCGAAACGGGTGCGGGCAAGTCCATCGTGCTGGATGCCCTGGGGCTGGCCATGGGCGGACGCGCCGATGCAGGTGCTGTTCGCCACGGCGCCAAACGCGCAGACATCACCGCAACGTTTGATGTTTCCGGTATTGCGGAAGCACTGCAATGGCTAGAAAACCACGAACTAGATGACGACAGCGACTGCATTCTGCGCCGAGTTATCAGTAAAGATGGGCGTTCACGGGCCTACATTAATGGTCAGCCCTGCCCCCTTGCCCACCTGAAAGATCTGGGCGGGCTACTGATGGATATTCACAGCCAGCATCAACACCAGTCGCTGCTACGCAAAGAAACCCACCGCAAACTGATCGATGAGTTTGCTAGCGCCGAAGAGCTCGCCGGCGAGACCCGTGAGGCGTGGAAGGCCTGGAATCAAATCCGTACAAAACTGATCGAACGCCAACAAAACGCAGAAGAGTCGGAAGCCAAGCTGCAACTATTGCGCTACCAAGTAGAAGAGCTTGACCGCCTGGCGCTTGAAGCCGGCGAACAGGAACAACTTGAAAAAGAACAAGCACAACTGAGCCAGGCCGATGCAATTCTTCACAGCAGCCATCACGCCGCGCTGCTGTGCACTGAAGACGAAACCAATGCCGCAGGACTGCTGCGACAAGCGTTGCAGCAACTGGAGCAACTTCCGGTTGAAGTACCCGCGCTGGCCGACACTATCCAGATGCTGAGGGAAGCCCAGATTCAGATCAGCGAAGCGGGCGATAACCTTCGCCATTTTGTGGATGACTATGAAGCAGACCCAGCACGCCTGACAGAAGTTGAAGAAAGACTGAGTGCCATTTACCAGATGGCGCGCAAGCACCGCATCAACCCGGAGGAACTAACAGAGTTTCATAAACGGCAAAACGCTGAGCTGGCAGAGCTAGATGGCGGCGAAGGTAGCCTTGAAAAACTTGAAGAGGAGCTGGAAAGCCAGCGCAAAGGCTTTGATGAGCTAGCCACCAAGCTTTCCGAAACCCGAGCCAAAGCGGCAGTGGAATTAGATCAGCGCATTGCCGGCGAACTGGCCCACCTGAGCATGCCGGCGGTTCAGTTTGTTACCCATCTGAATCGCAACGCCAAGGACGAACCGGCACCACACGGGCTGGAAGACATCGAATTTTTGGTAAGCGCTAACCCCGGGCAGCCAGCAAGACCTCTTGCCAAAGTCGCTTCCGGCGGCGAACTGTCGCGAATCAGCCTGGCAATTCAGGTAGTGGTCGCGCAGACATCCACAACCCCCACCCTGATATTTGACGAAGTAGATGTCGGCATAGGCGGTGGTACCGCCGAGGTAGTTGGCAAACTACTGCGCTCGCTGGGAGACAATGGCCAGGTTATCTGCGTGACCCACTTGCCACAGGTTGCCGCTCAATGTCATCAGCACCTTTTTGTCAGTAAATTCACCCAGCAGGACGCGACTTTCTCAAAAATCGAATCCCTAGATGACCAAGGAAGAATCGGTGAAGTTGCAAGAATGCTGGGCGGCGTGGATATGACCGAACATACCATCGCCCACGCTACAGAAATGTTTTCCAAAGGACAGGCGACCCACCACTGA
- the grpE gene encoding nucleotide exchange factor GrpE, with product MSTDENRNEQVDELKDAAAAAAEEVQPGEQEEEVSELDALKAQLQDAQEQMLRYQAEMQNVRRRAEMDVEKAHKFALEKFVKELLPVADSLEKAVESTEGQESAGELVASIRQGVEMTLGLFVSSLKKFNVEPLSPLGEPFDPQQHEAMSMVPAPNAEPNSVVAVVQKGYLLNGRVVRPAMVMVAKAQGAPKIDEQA from the coding sequence ATGAGCACCGATGAAAACCGCAATGAACAGGTAGATGAATTGAAAGATGCCGCTGCGGCGGCCGCAGAGGAAGTGCAGCCGGGCGAGCAGGAAGAGGAAGTTTCCGAGCTGGATGCGCTAAAAGCACAGCTGCAGGACGCCCAGGAGCAGATGTTGCGATACCAAGCGGAGATGCAGAATGTGCGTCGCCGGGCAGAGATGGATGTTGAGAAGGCGCATAAGTTTGCGTTGGAAAAATTCGTCAAAGAATTGCTCCCTGTAGCAGACAGTCTTGAGAAGGCGGTTGAAAGCACCGAAGGCCAGGAAAGCGCTGGTGAGTTGGTGGCTTCTATCCGCCAGGGTGTGGAGATGACGCTCGGCCTGTTTGTGTCGAGCCTCAAGAAATTTAACGTCGAGCCGCTGAGCCCGCTGGGTGAGCCATTCGACCCCCAGCAGCACGAGGCCATGTCTATGGTGCCAGCCCCGAATGCTGAGCCGAACAGTGTGGTGGCGGTGGTACAGAAAGGCTATCTGCTGAACGGGAGAGTGGTACGGCCGGCAATGGTAATGGTCGCGAAGGCTCAAGGTGCACCAAAAATTGATGAGCAGGCTTGA
- the dnaK gene encoding molecular chaperone DnaK has translation MSKIIGIDLGTTNSCVAIMDGDKVRVIENAEGDRTTPSIIAYTDDGEILVGQSAKRQAVTNPENTIYAIKRLIGRRFKDDVVQKDIKMVPYKIAGADNGDAWVEVKGEKMAPPQVSAEILKKMKKTAEDYLGEKVTEAVITVPAYFNDSQRQATKDAGRIAGLEVKRIINEPTAAALAYGMDKKGGDRTIAVYDLGGGTFDLSIIEIADVDGEHQFEVLATNGDTFLGGEDFDMKIIEFLADQFKKDSGIDLRGDSLAMQRLKEAGEKAKIELSSSQQTDVNLPYITADASGPKHMNVKLTRAKLESLVEDLVQRSLEPCKVALKDSGLKIEEIDEVILVGGQTRMPMVQEKVKEFFGKEARKDVNPDEAVAMGAAIQAAVLSGDVKDVLLLDVTPLTLGIETMGGVATPVIDKNTTIPTKKSQTFSTADDNQTAVTIHVVQGERKQATQNKSLGRFDLADIPPASRGVPQIEVTFDIDANGILNVSAKDKATGKEQSIVIKASSGLNDDEIEKMVQDAEANADEDRKFEELVQVRNQGDAMVHTVRKTLKEAADKVSESEKESIEASISELEEALTGSDKDDIEAKTQKLTEASSELAQKMYAEEEGQAEQAGGQEEAQSADDAVDAEFEEVKDDEKK, from the coding sequence ATGAGCAAGATTATCGGTATCGACCTTGGAACGACTAACTCGTGTGTTGCCATCATGGATGGGGACAAAGTCCGGGTTATTGAAAACGCAGAGGGTGATCGCACCACCCCGTCCATCATCGCTTACACCGATGATGGCGAAATACTGGTTGGCCAATCAGCCAAGCGTCAGGCGGTTACCAACCCTGAGAACACGATCTACGCTATTAAGCGCCTGATCGGTCGTCGCTTTAAAGATGACGTTGTGCAGAAAGACATTAAAATGGTTCCCTATAAGATCGCTGGCGCAGATAACGGCGATGCTTGGGTAGAGGTGAAAGGCGAGAAAATGGCGCCACCGCAGGTGTCTGCAGAAATTCTGAAAAAGATGAAGAAGACTGCGGAAGATTATCTGGGCGAGAAAGTGACCGAAGCGGTTATTACCGTGCCGGCTTACTTCAACGACAGTCAGCGCCAAGCCACCAAAGATGCGGGCAGAATTGCCGGCCTGGAAGTAAAGCGCATCATCAACGAGCCGACTGCTGCAGCCTTGGCTTATGGCATGGACAAGAAAGGCGGCGATCGCACCATAGCGGTATACGACCTGGGTGGCGGTACCTTCGACCTTTCCATCATCGAAATTGCGGATGTGGACGGCGAGCACCAATTCGAAGTGCTGGCGACCAACGGCGACACCTTCTTGGGTGGTGAAGATTTCGATATGAAAATCATCGAATTCTTGGCCGATCAGTTCAAGAAGGACAGCGGTATCGATCTGCGCGGTGACTCTCTGGCCATGCAACGTCTGAAAGAAGCCGGTGAGAAAGCCAAAATTGAGCTTTCTAGCAGCCAGCAGACCGACGTTAATCTGCCGTACATCACAGCAGATGCCAGCGGCCCCAAGCACATGAACGTCAAGTTGACCCGCGCAAAGCTTGAGTCGCTGGTTGAAGATCTGGTTCAGCGCAGCCTTGAGCCTTGTAAGGTTGCCCTGAAGGATTCTGGTCTGAAGATTGAAGAAATCGACGAGGTAATCCTGGTTGGTGGGCAGACCCGTATGCCGATGGTTCAGGAAAAAGTGAAAGAGTTCTTTGGCAAAGAAGCCCGTAAAGACGTGAACCCGGACGAAGCTGTTGCCATGGGCGCTGCGATTCAGGCGGCCGTACTTTCTGGTGATGTAAAAGATGTACTGCTTCTGGACGTGACTCCGCTGACCTTGGGTATCGAAACCATGGGTGGCGTTGCCACACCGGTAATCGACAAGAACACGACGATTCCGACCAAGAAGTCGCAGACCTTTTCTACTGCAGACGACAACCAGACGGCAGTCACCATTCACGTTGTTCAGGGTGAGCGCAAGCAGGCGACGCAGAACAAGTCCCTGGGTCGTTTTGACTTGGCCGACATTCCGCCCGCTTCGCGCGGTGTGCCACAAATCGAAGTAACCTTCGATATCGATGCTAACGGTATTCTGAACGTGTCTGCGAAAGACAAGGCTACCGGCAAAGAGCAGTCCATCGTGATCAAGGCCTCTTCCGGCCTGAACGACGATGAAATCGAGAAGATGGTTCAGGATGCTGAGGCAAACGCCGACGAAGATCGCAAGTTTGAAGAGCTGGTTCAGGTTCGCAACCAGGGCGACGCCATGGTTCACACTGTGCGCAAGACCCTTAAAGAAGCTGCCGACAAGGTCAGTGAGAGCGAGAAAGAATCTATTGAAGCGTCTATAAGTGAGCTGGAAGAAGCACTGACTGGCTCCGATAAGGACGACATTGAAGCCAAGACTCAGAAGCTGACCGAGGCTTCTTCAGAGCTGGCTCAGAAGATGTACGCAGAAGAGGAAGGCCAGGCAGAGCAAGCTGGTGGGCAGGAAGAAGCCCAGTCTGCTGACGATGCAGTGGATGCCGAGTTCGAAGAAGTTAAAGACGACGAAAAGAAGTAA
- the dnaJ gene encoding molecular chaperone DnaJ has translation MAKRDYYDILGVSRDADEKEVKRAYRKLAMKYHPDRNPEDADAENKFKEASAAYEVLADESKRAAYDQFGHAGVDGQAGGGFGGGGGGNFSDIFGDVFGDIFGGGGRGGRSTRGSDLRYTLELDLEEAVKGRTVEITIPGHRECDTCDGSGAEKGSRPETCGTCKGMGQVRMQQGFFAVQQACPTCRGSGQIIKNPCRACQGQGRVREEKTLSVKVPPGVDTGDRIRLSGEGEMGVEGGPSGDLYVQMSVREHSIFTRDGRNLYCEVPISIVDATLGGELEVPTLDGRVKLRIPPETQTGKLFRMRNKGVSPVRGGPSGDLLCRVIVETPVSLTKRQKELLAEFQATLDNNSGTNHAPKKTSWFEGVKSFFDEMKF, from the coding sequence ATGGCCAAGCGCGATTATTACGACATTCTCGGAGTTTCCCGGGACGCGGACGAGAAAGAAGTTAAGCGGGCGTACCGAAAGCTTGCGATGAAGTACCATCCCGACCGTAACCCAGAAGATGCAGACGCCGAGAACAAGTTCAAAGAAGCCAGCGCAGCTTACGAAGTATTGGCAGACGAGTCTAAGCGAGCGGCCTACGATCAGTTCGGTCATGCCGGAGTGGATGGCCAGGCCGGTGGCGGATTTGGTGGCGGCGGCGGAGGCAACTTCTCCGATATCTTTGGCGACGTGTTTGGCGATATTTTTGGTGGTGGTGGTCGCGGTGGCCGAAGCACCCGCGGCTCGGATCTACGCTACACCCTGGAGCTGGATCTTGAAGAGGCCGTAAAAGGAAGAACCGTTGAGATTACCATTCCTGGGCATCGGGAATGTGACACGTGTGACGGCAGTGGTGCTGAAAAAGGTTCTCGTCCTGAAACCTGCGGAACCTGTAAAGGTATGGGCCAGGTTCGCATGCAGCAGGGTTTCTTTGCGGTGCAGCAGGCTTGTCCCACATGCCGTGGATCCGGCCAGATTATCAAAAACCCCTGTAGGGCCTGCCAAGGCCAGGGCAGAGTGCGGGAAGAAAAGACCCTCTCCGTTAAAGTGCCACCAGGCGTTGATACCGGCGACCGCATTCGGCTTTCCGGCGAAGGTGAGATGGGTGTAGAGGGCGGCCCCTCTGGCGATCTATACGTGCAGATGTCAGTGCGGGAGCACTCAATTTTCACCCGCGATGGCCGCAACCTTTATTGCGAAGTGCCCATCAGTATTGTTGATGCCACTCTTGGTGGCGAGCTAGAGGTGCCGACACTGGACGGTCGCGTGAAGCTGAGGATTCCGCCTGAAACCCAGACTGGCAAGCTCTTCCGGATGCGCAACAAAGGTGTTAGCCCGGTTCGCGGAGGCCCTTCTGGTGACCTCCTGTGCCGCGTGATTGTGGAGACTCCGGTCAGCTTGACCAAACGCCAGAAAGAGCTGCTCGCGGAATTTCAGGCAACCCTCGATAACAACAGCGGTACAAACCACGCGCCGAAGAAAACATCCTGGTTTGAAGGTGTTAAGAGCTTCTTCGACGAAATGAAATTTTGA